A single window of Bacillus spongiae DNA harbors:
- a CDS encoding low molecular weight protein arginine phosphatase, with translation MKILFVCTGNTCRSPMAEALLKHYKQEWEVRSAGVYAIDGGGSSYGTKQVLKENDIIHEHSSRLLRQGDIDWADFIFTMTENHKYAIFHQFPESVKKLFTLKEFTKNHPHDYDISDPFGGSVDVYRHTYKELDVLIKELQMKLENQE, from the coding sequence ATGAAAATATTATTTGTATGCACGGGTAATACGTGCAGAAGTCCAATGGCAGAAGCCCTATTAAAGCATTATAAACAGGAATGGGAAGTGAGATCAGCAGGTGTATATGCAATTGACGGAGGTGGTTCTTCATATGGTACTAAACAAGTTCTAAAAGAGAACGATATAATACATGAGCATTCGTCACGTTTGTTACGTCAAGGAGATATAGACTGGGCAGATTTCATTTTTACGATGACTGAAAATCATAAGTATGCAATTTTTCACCAGTTCCCAGAGTCGGTCAAAAAGTTGTTTACGCTCAAAGAATTTACTAAGAATCATCCACATGATTATGATATATCAGATCCTTTTGGTGGCAGCGTTGATGTGTACCGTCACACTTATAAAGAGTTAGATGTACTGATTAAGGAGTTACAAATGAAGCTAGAAAATCAAGAGTAA